In Candidatus Kaistella beijingensis, a genomic segment contains:
- a CDS encoding endonuclease/exonuclease/phosphatase family protein, whose amino-acid sequence MKIFRFVLTVSHFFIIVLLLGTLLNAYIPPKVFPWFNLLSLAFPVLMIMNVLMIFFWIILRKKRAFLFVMFSLILINPTRRWVNFSAKKAESPNLKIVTYNVKGGAVDVKLNYTYLEKQNADIILGQEYGSEFNIPGFENRTRDYEIVALNSKYKIVNQGKLTKTGNGNSFFADIDVNGKIIRFVNVYLNPFSFDKAQVKPGEDFETNSAKAKFIVKRLLPTFKVHQQEVAEIRTAIDNSPYPVILAGDFNSVPNSYEYYHLGKGLRDVFMEVGKGSSTSFHDYKFPIRIDYVFCSKEIKPVSYKVDRSVKVSDHFPVIAEFKIN is encoded by the coding sequence ATGAAAATTTTTCGGTTTGTTTTAACGGTTTCTCATTTCTTCATCATTGTTCTCTTGTTGGGAACTTTGCTCAATGCTTATATTCCACCGAAGGTTTTTCCCTGGTTTAATTTGCTTTCCTTGGCTTTTCCAGTTTTGATGATTATGAATGTTTTAATGATTTTTTTCTGGATTATTTTGAGAAAGAAAAGAGCTTTTCTGTTTGTAATGTTTTCATTAATACTGATTAACCCGACAAGAAGATGGGTGAATTTTAGTGCTAAAAAAGCAGAATCACCTAATCTTAAAATTGTAACCTATAACGTAAAGGGAGGAGCGGTTGATGTGAAATTAAACTATACCTATCTTGAAAAACAAAACGCAGATATTATTTTAGGACAAGAATATGGAAGCGAATTTAATATTCCGGGATTTGAAAACAGAACTAGAGATTATGAAATTGTCGCTTTAAATTCAAAATATAAAATTGTAAATCAGGGAAAACTTACCAAGACCGGAAACGGAAATTCATTTTTTGCGGACATTGATGTGAATGGAAAAATAATTCGTTTTGTGAATGTTTATTTGAATCCATTTTCTTTTGATAAAGCACAAGTAAAACCAGGAGAAGATTTTGAAACAAATAGTGCAAAGGCAAAGTTCATTGTGAAAAGACTTCTCCCTACTTTCAAAGTTCATCAGCAAGAAGTTGCCGAAATCCGGACAGCAATCGACAATTCGCCATATCCGGTGATTTTGGCGGGAGATTTCAATTCAGTTCCCAATTCTTACGAATATTATCATTTGGGGAAAGGTTTAAGAGATGTTTTTATGGAAGTGGGAAAGGGAAGTTCAACAAGCTTTCACGATTATAAATTCCCGATTAGGATTGATTATGTTTTCTGTTCTAAAGAAATAAAACCTGTAAGTTATAAAGTGGACCGCTCGGTGAAAGTTTCTGATCATTTCCCTGTAATTGCCGAATTTAAAATTAATTAA